The following DNA comes from Sphingorhabdus sp. M41.
CGCATGGACCGCGCATACAATCGGTTTCTCGATATGCTCCATCTCGTCATAGATTCGGTGCATGCCATGCAGGCCAATGCGATGATTCTCACGAATTTCGGTTGCGGTTTCGGGGCGTTTGCGCCCTGATCCACCCTTCATATCCGCACCTGCACTGAAAAAGCGGCCATTGGCCCTGACGAGCATGACGCGAAGTCCGGGGTCATCACGAAATCGTAGCAGCGCTTCGTCGAAAAGCTGCATGGTCTCGCCTGAAAGAGCATTGAGCTTTTCGGGGCGATTGAGCGACACGATCAGGATGGAGTCGCGTACTTCCGTCAGCAGATGTGGTTCTTCCGTCATATCGATATCCTTACGCGCGTGTTCGGGGCAGGCCAAGCGCTCGTTCCGCAATCATCGAACGGTGAACTTCACTGGTGCCACCATAAATGCGTGTCCCGTGCGCATGGCGATAGGACTGGTTGAGCAGCGCGGCGGCACCCTCGCGCTTGGTCAGCGAAAGCGGCGCAGTCAGGCTGAGCAGATCGCGGGCATCTTCCAGAAAACATTCGGAAGAGAACATTTTTGCCATCGGGCCGAAGCCGGGATTGGGCTTCTTCTCCGCACCCGCCCAAGTAGCACGATGTTCGAGCAGCAGTGCAGCTGCTGCATTGGCGCGCGCGCGTATCAGGCGCCGCCGGGCATCATTGCTATCAATCAACTTGCCGCCTTCGGGTGCGTCGATCTCCTGGCAGAGTTCTTCGGCGGCTTCGATCGTCGCGAACATCGGATTGGCAAAGCTGCCGCCATGTTCGAGTTCAAGCGCGAGCGACATGGTGCGTACTCCACCATCAACCTCGCCAAGCCGCCAACTGTCCGGGATTTTCACATTGTCGTAAAAGGTAATGTTGGTCCGTTCGTCCTGAAAGGTGTGTACAGGCTGAATCGTTACACCTGGTGCCTTCAAGGGCACGATGAACATCGTCAGGCCTTTATGCTTGGCAACTTCCGTGTTGGTGCGCGTAAGCATCAACACATAGTCTGAAAGATTGGCACCGCTGGTGAACATCTTCGTGCCATCGATCCGCCATCCGTTTCCGTCCGGTACGGCACGGGTCTGGGCAGCAAAAACATCCGATCCCGCGCCGGGTTCGGAATAGCCAAGACTGGCGATGGATTCACCGGACGTAATCTTCGACAGCACTTCCTGTTTCAATTCATCCGATCCCGCTCGCGAAATCATCAGCCCGACCATTTCCGCTACGCCGGCGGCAGGATTATTATAGCCATGCTTGTCGAATGTGCGTCTGGCAGCAGCCTTGGCATAAGGGCCGATACCGCGCCCGCCAAGTTCAGGGCTGGAGAGGAAGTGCAGTCGTGCCTCGATCAGTTTCTTGTGCAGCTCGGGCACAAAGCCTTCCCAGCTGTAGTGGAATTTTTTCCGCATCTCGGGCGTGACATTTGCCTCCATGAAGGCATCGATTTCTGCCATCATTGCACGGGCTTCTTCGCCGATATCGAATTCGATGGGCAGGTCACCGACATCCGGTAGCGATATTTTCTCCTCGCCATAATGCCGTCTTCCGGCTTCGGTGAGCCACTGCTCCGGATCTCCTGCGATCAATGGCCAGGAACGAGCGCGCTGCACATAGAGATAGATGTCATATTCGGTCGTGAGACCATAGCCACCAAAAGTATGCAGCGCCTGGCTTGTTGCTTCGCCGGCGGCGCGCGCGGCCCACCATGCCGCCACTGAAATCTGTGCGGCTGCGTCCTGATCCCCATCCGCTATGGCGCGCATGGCTTTCCATGCAAGCAATTTGCCGGAGTCAACGAGGCACAGGCAATCGGCGAGCGGATGGCTGATCCCCTGGAATTTTCCGATTTCCTGACCGAATTGTTTGCGCTCGCACGCATATTCCGAGGCAGTTTTAAGGGCCTGTCTGCCGAGACCGGCCAAAGCCACCGACACAAGAATTTTCCATTCCTCGACCGTTGCTTCGAACAAGGCCGTGGCTTCCGATCCGGATGCCAGTACGGTCGCCTCGACGAGACCGAAATCCATTTCTGCCAGTCCGTCTGAGGAAAGGCTCGGTTCGGTGGTGCGTTCGTGTTGCGACAGGTCGAACAACAGCACCTGATCACCCTTGCGTGCGACGACGATATCCGCTTCGGCTCCGCCGGCAACAAATTGTTGCGGCTTGTCGAGGATATCATGCAGTGCCAGCGAGGCGACTTTTTCGCCGCCGACCACAGCGCCCAGATGCCCGGCAAAGGCATCGCTTCCGAGTATCGCCAGCAGACGTGCTGCCAGCACCGTTTCCGCAATCGGCCCGAACGGCAGCTTGCGGCCTACTTCTTCCATCAACACCGCGGCGTCGAAGGTCCCGAGCCCCAGACCATCATTCTCTTCCGGCACTCGCAGAAGAAAGGCTCCGAGTTCAGCCAAGCCACTCCAGACCTGACGATCCAGCCCTTCTTTTTCGGCCTTGCGAAGACGTTCCGGTGTGCAAGTGTCGTCAAAAAAACGCGCGAAGCTCTCGCGCATCATTTCCTGTTCTTCGGTGAGGTCGAAATTCATTACTGGCTTACTCCGGTTTGGCGTTTGCCATCATTTTGCTGAGATCGACTTGGCCGGTGGCCAGGCCACCCATGAAACCGCCGTCAACAGGGAATACGACGCCGTTCACAACCGAAGCCAGGTCGCTGTTCAGCAAGACGATGCCGCCAGCCTGCTCTTCCGCAGTAGTGTAACGACCGAGCGGTTCGGCCGCAGCGTCGATCACGTCCTTGCCGGAGGTTTCCAGGAAACTTGCCATCATCGGCGTCTGGGTGGGCGAAGGCAGCGTGCAGTTGATGCGAATGCCCTTCTTTATCAGCTGTGCTCCCATGAACTGGGTCCAGACGATGACATTCTCCTTGGAGAAAGAATAGCCTTCCGCCACGGTTTCCATATTGGCTTCGCACCATGCCACAGCCGCGTCCCATCCATCAGTGGTCACAAGCTCCATGTTGGTCGGGATTCGTCTGCTCCAGCCCAATCCCCCGACAGAGGCGATATTGGCGATCGCTCCGCCCTTGCCCATGAGAGGCAATACCTGCTGTGTCAGATGCCGCAGGCCGATGAAGTTGACTTTCATCACGTCCATTGGCGGCAATCCGTTCGGCAACCCTGCGCAGTTGAACAGCGCATCGATCTTGCCGCCAAGCGCCGCCACGGCGGCCTCAATCGAAGCGGGATCGCGCAGGTCAACATTGGTGAAGGATGCCAGTGGCAGATCGGAATCCTTGAAATCCATCCCGTGAACTTCGGCACCAAGGTCCAGCAGCAATTTTGCAGTGGCTGCACCCATCCCCGAATAGCAACCGCTTACAATGACGCGTTTGCCAGAATAGCCTAAAATGTCGGACATAGTTTCTCTCTCATGTTTCGGGCGACGGAGCCCAGTCTGGTTCGTGAATGTTCGCAGTGAAGCAGAGGCCGATCAATGGGCCGCTCCGCAAATCGCTACCGCGATACGCGGTCATGATTCACGGCTTTTCAAAAGCTGAGATGAAAGGATCACCAGACCAGCGGCAAATGATGTGGCCCGATAACTCCCCCTGGACGATAGACGATCTCTGTTCCCGGTTTGAGTTTGAACTCCGGGATTCGCTTGAGCCACTCCTGCAACGCGATTTTTATCTCCAGCCGCGCCAGATGCGCACCCATGCAACTGTGTACGCCGACGGTGAAGGCCAGGATGATCTTCTTGGGGCGGGTAAAATCAACTTCGGTAGGATTGGGGAATACATCCGGATCGTAATTGCAGGCTGGCAGGATGCTGGTGACCTTGTCGCCTTTCTTCATCTGCACGCCCCGCATTTCGATATCCTTCGCTACGGTGCGGCCGGAAAATGTCACCGAGAAAACCCTCAGCAATTCTTCCACCTGCGCATTGATATTGTCCGGATTGTCGATGATTTCCTGTACTCGCTCAGGGTTGCGGGCAAGCCACAGCCAGATATTGTTGAGCGTCGCGAAGACCGTGTCGAGACCCGCAATGAACAGAAATATGACGAAACCGAATTTTTCTTTTTCCGAGATCGGACGACCGTCGAACTCGGCCTGGACAATCCGGCTGATCAGACCCTTGTCGGGATTTGCTTCCTTCTCCGCAATCGCGCCTTTGAGATAGTCGCTGATCTTGACCATGGTCTGGCCCATGATTTCGCGGTCGTTCGAATGCAACAGAGCGATCGCCCATTCGACGAAATCGTCACACATATCGCGCGGCAGTCCCATTAGGTCCAGAAATACGAGTACCGGCAACGGGCGACCAAAGGCCTCGTCAAATTCGCAGCCTCCCTTGTCGATGACGTCGTCGATCAACTCGTTGGCGAGTGCACGGATACTGTCTTCCAGTTCGAGAACACCCTTGGGTGACACCAGCGGGTCGACAATATTGCGATATTTGCGGTGATCAGGTGGATCGATCTCGATCGGGATAAAGTTGAAATAATCTTCGGGATCACGAGGGAAGGGCGTCGCATCCTCGGTTGAAAAATATTCCGCGTGGCGAAGGGCGAAGAGCGCGTCTTCATGCTTGGTCATTACCCAGGCATTGCCAAAAGGTCCGACGTCATAGAAAATCGGCGGAAATTTCTCATGCATCGCCGGGAAGAACTTATAGGGATCGGCAAGAAACTCCGGACCGTATATGATGCCTGCGGAGCGAACGAGCTCTGGCGGAACATGGTCCGGAATATCGTCGGGTCCAACGCGGCGGGTGACTTTTGGCGGTACCGGATTGGCGGGATCGATCTTCATGAGTTTGTCTCCTGAACGTTCAATATTGTTCTTCGGGAAGGTGCACGACCAACCCGTCAAGTTCTGCGGATATTTCGATCTGGCAAGAGAGACGGCTGGTATCGCGAATCTCCGCGGCCGCCATCTCCAGCATGTCTATCTCATCCTGTGACGTGGGCGTGCCGACTTGTGCTGCCCATGCTGCATCGACGTAGCAATGGCAGGTAGCGCAAGCGAGACCGCCTCCGCATTCGGCCACGATGCCATCTACATCATTGTCCAGCGCCCCGCGCATCACGGTTTCGCCAACTGCGACATCAAGCGTCCGGCTTTCGCCATCGCTGGAAATATAGGTTACTTTCGGCATTATGCTCCTTTCGGCCTTCGAGAAGAATTCGTACAACAATCGCTGGCGATTTGCCCGAGGGCTTCCATCATCTTTGCGAATGTCACGGGTTGTACATCATTCGAACTCGATCATGACCTTTGCTGATTGCGGGGTTGCTGCAATGCTCAGTCCTTCGATTATCTGCTCGAAAGGCAGTCTGTGGCTGATCAGAGTGGCAATTGTATCTTTCAGCCGCGGCATTGCTGCGACCACTTCCGGAAATTCATCGGGATAGCCAACAGCGGTGGTGATTGTCATTTCGCTGGTCAGCATTGCTCCGGCCGGCAATTCAATCGGTTTCAGATAGGCAGCCGTGATCACATGGCGCGCATGTTTTTTTGCCATAGCGACAACATCGGCCAGAATCGAAGGAGCGCCGGCGGCATCAATGAAGGCATCCGTGTTGGCGCGCTCCCGGTTGAAATAATGGTGTGAACCATGGATCTCCTTGATCCGGGCCTGCACATCTTCTTTTGCCGGGTTGATGATATGCGCGCCGAGCGCGCGGGCGCGCTCAAGCCGCTCTTCCGACAGGTCGAGTGCGATCACGTCCCGGCACCCGCGATCAATTGCCCACATGACCATACCGAGCCCGATTGGTCCGCAGCCAAAGATGGCGACCTGATCGCCGGCTTTGGCTTCCGCCCGATTGATACCATGCAGCGCGACCGCGAGCGGTTCGCACATCGCGGCAATGTCATAGGGAATGCCTTCGGGAATCGGCAGGACGCTGTCGTTCAAGCGGGCCTCCCGCACCAGAAGTTCCTCGGTAAACGCGCCCTCTGGCCCGCCGCTGCCGATGAAGCCGGGCGTGTTCATGGGATTAACGATGACTCGCTGGCCGATCGCCAGGCCTTCAACCTGATCGCCGACCATCATCACCTCGCCCGAACCTTCGTGGCCAAGCGGTGTCGGCTTGCCCGGTCCGGGTATGCCGCCATTCTTGATATAGGAGAGGTCGCTGCCGCAAATTCCGCAGGCTTTCATCTTGACCACGACATCCTTCGGACCCGCTTCGGGGCGCGTGTAGGGATCAAGGCTTACCTTGTCGACATCGTGGATATTGAGTAGTTTCATTTCTCGGTTCCTTGTCCGGTCTTCAGCCGCTTACCATATCGCCGCCATCAATGGTGATGGTCTGGCCGGTCAGGAAGGATGAGGCGTCCGAGCAAAGAAAGGCGCCAACGCCTTCGAAGTCATCCGGATAGCCGACTCGCCGCAACGGTAATTTGGGACCGAACATATCGGCCATCGCCTTCTCGTTCGCTTCTCCACCCATCATCGGTGTCATGATCAATCCCGGTGCGACGACATTGGCGCGGATACCGAATTGTCCGAATTCGACTGCCATGCACCGGGTCAGGGCAGCCACGCCGGCTTTCGCTGCGGCGTAATTTTGCTTGCCCGGCATGCCCCGGAACAGAGCGAGGCTGCCGCAGGCCACCAAGCTTCCTCCGGGCTCGCCGGCCTCGGCGCGGGCAACCATATGCCGTGCTCCCTCGCGCAGGGTAAGAAATGCGCCATGAAGGGCAACATCGAGAAACTTGTGCCATGCGTCGGTGGGCATGTCGAAAACCGAATTGAAGCCGGGTGCTCCTCCCGAATTGGCGAACACGCAGTCGAGCCGTCCGAAATCGGTCATCAGCTTGTCATAGCCATCAATGATCTGCTCTTCCGAAGACACGTCTACCTGGTAGGTCTCAACCCGGGCGGCTCCGGCTTCGAGCAGCTCCTGTTTGGCCGCGGCGTTTTTTTCCTCGTTGCGCGCCCATATCGCAATTGCACCACCCATTTTCGCGATGCCTTTGGCGAAACCGAGGCCGATGCCGCCATTGCCGCCAGTCACAAGAGTGACCTTTCCTGAACAATCAAACAGTTCGTTTGCCATCATTCGCTCCTTTTTCTTTCATCCGTTCATGGCGCAATCCCCCCGGAGTGACCAGTGTCTGGAGCATCGCGTTAGCGATAAGTCGTCCGGTGATAGACCGATGCGCGACAGGGAAGGATGGGAAATGCTAGCTCTGCATCACTGATCCACCAACCAGTGAGAGAGGAAGAAATTGCATGGCCATCGGGCAACATTATCAGAACGCCTATGTGACGCGGGACGTAGACAAGGCTGTTCAAGGGTTTCGTAAATGGGCGGACACGCGGCTGATTCTGGAAACAGAAGTCGAAGTGAAGCTCTGGACGCCGGAAGGCGAGGGCAGCGGAGTCCAGAAACTGGCTTTCGTCTGGGTCGAGGATCTGAACTACGAACTGATCGAGCCCAAAAGTGGCGATGTGCTGAAGATCTACAAGGAAGCACTGCCCGAAGGCGATGGGCTCGCTTTCCATCACGTTTGCCACCGGGTCGATGACTGGGATGAAACCATCGCACATATCGAGAAGAATCCGTTCCCCGTGGTGCTGAAGGGGGGGACGCCCGACATGTTGCAATTCTGCTATGTCGATACGCGCGAGTGGCTGGGCCACTTCACCGAATATATCTGGGCAAATCCGGAACGCTGGCAGCAGTTGGGCGGACGATGATAAGCAAGGAGATGCACGGGCCTTGGGTCCTAATCGTTGGCGGTTCGGAAGGACTGGGAGAATCTTTCGCCGACCGCTTCGCTGCCGCCGGTATCCACCTCGTATTGCTTGCGCGAAATGTGGAAAAGATGGAAGCACTGGCGGTACGAATCCGGGGGCAATATCCTGTGGACGTGCGGATTTGCGCTGCCGACCTGACCGCGCCGGATATGCTCGACACGGTTATTAAAGCGACTGACGGACTGGAAATAGGAAGCCTGCTCTACATTGCCGGTGCGGGCGGCAAACCCTACACCCTGATCGACCAGCCATGGGATGAGGCGCTCTCGACGATCCAGCTCAACGTTGTAGGCCAGACCGCATTGGCGCGTCATTTCGGCAAGGCCATGGCCGACCGGCAACGTGG
Coding sequences within:
- a CDS encoding acyl-CoA dehydrogenase → MNFDLTEEQEMMRESFARFFDDTCTPERLRKAEKEGLDRQVWSGLAELGAFLLRVPEENDGLGLGTFDAAVLMEEVGRKLPFGPIAETVLAARLLAILGSDAFAGHLGAVVGGEKVASLALHDILDKPQQFVAGGAEADIVVARKGDQVLLFDLSQHERTTEPSLSSDGLAEMDFGLVEATVLASGSEATALFEATVEEWKILVSVALAGLGRQALKTASEYACERKQFGQEIGKFQGISHPLADCLCLVDSGKLLAWKAMRAIADGDQDAAAQISVAAWWAARAAGEATSQALHTFGGYGLTTEYDIYLYVQRARSWPLIAGDPEQWLTEAGRRHYGEEKISLPDVGDLPIEFDIGEEARAMMAEIDAFMEANVTPEMRKKFHYSWEGFVPELHKKLIEARLHFLSSPELGGRGIGPYAKAAARRTFDKHGYNNPAAGVAEMVGLMISRAGSDELKQEVLSKITSGESIASLGYSEPGAGSDVFAAQTRAVPDGNGWRIDGTKMFTSGANLSDYVLMLTRTNTEVAKHKGLTMFIVPLKAPGVTIQPVHTFQDERTNITFYDNVKIPDSWRLGEVDGGVRTMSLALELEHGGSFANPMFATIEAAEELCQEIDAPEGGKLIDSNDARRRLIRARANAAAALLLEHRATWAGAEKKPNPGFGPMAKMFSSECFLEDARDLLSLTAPLSLTKREGAAALLNQSYRHAHGTRIYGGTSEVHRSMIAERALGLPRTRA
- a CDS encoding coniferyl-alcohol dehydrogenase, which translates into the protein MSDILGYSGKRVIVSGCYSGMGAATAKLLLDLGAEVHGMDFKDSDLPLASFTNVDLRDPASIEAAVAALGGKIDALFNCAGLPNGLPPMDVMKVNFIGLRHLTQQVLPLMGKGGAIANIASVGGLGWSRRIPTNMELVTTDGWDAAVAWCEANMETVAEGYSFSKENVIVWTQFMGAQLIKKGIRINCTLPSPTQTPMMASFLETSGKDVIDAAAEPLGRYTTAEEQAGGIVLLNSDLASVVNGVVFPVDGGFMGGLATGQVDLSKMMANAKPE
- a CDS encoding cytochrome P450 produces the protein MKIDPANPVPPKVTRRVGPDDIPDHVPPELVRSAGIIYGPEFLADPYKFFPAMHEKFPPIFYDVGPFGNAWVMTKHEDALFALRHAEYFSTEDATPFPRDPEDYFNFIPIEIDPPDHRKYRNIVDPLVSPKGVLELEDSIRALANELIDDVIDKGGCEFDEAFGRPLPVLVFLDLMGLPRDMCDDFVEWAIALLHSNDREIMGQTMVKISDYLKGAIAEKEANPDKGLISRIVQAEFDGRPISEKEKFGFVIFLFIAGLDTVFATLNNIWLWLARNPERVQEIIDNPDNINAQVEELLRVFSVTFSGRTVAKDIEMRGVQMKKGDKVTSILPACNYDPDVFPNPTEVDFTRPKKIILAFTVGVHSCMGAHLARLEIKIALQEWLKRIPEFKLKPGTEIVYRPGGVIGPHHLPLVW
- a CDS encoding 2Fe-2S iron-sulfur cluster-binding protein, which codes for MPKVTYISSDGESRTLDVAVGETVMRGALDNDVDGIVAECGGGLACATCHCYVDAAWAAQVGTPTSQDEIDMLEMAAAEIRDTSRLSCQIEISAELDGLVVHLPEEQY
- a CDS encoding zinc-dependent alcohol dehydrogenase, whose translation is MKLLNIHDVDKVSLDPYTRPEAGPKDVVVKMKACGICGSDLSYIKNGGIPGPGKPTPLGHEGSGEVMMVGDQVEGLAIGQRVIVNPMNTPGFIGSGGPEGAFTEELLVREARLNDSVLPIPEGIPYDIAAMCEPLAVALHGINRAEAKAGDQVAIFGCGPIGLGMVMWAIDRGCRDVIALDLSEERLERARALGAHIINPAKEDVQARIKEIHGSHHYFNRERANTDAFIDAAGAPSILADVVAMAKKHARHVITAAYLKPIELPAGAMLTSEMTITTAVGYPDEFPEVVAAMPRLKDTIATLISHRLPFEQIIEGLSIAATPQSAKVMIEFE
- a CDS encoding SDR family NAD(P)-dependent oxidoreductase; translated protein: MMANELFDCSGKVTLVTGGNGGIGLGFAKGIAKMGGAIAIWARNEEKNAAAKQELLEAGAARVETYQVDVSSEEQIIDGYDKLMTDFGRLDCVFANSGGAPGFNSVFDMPTDAWHKFLDVALHGAFLTLREGARHMVARAEAGEPGGSLVACGSLALFRGMPGKQNYAAAKAGVAALTRCMAVEFGQFGIRANVVAPGLIMTPMMGGEANEKAMADMFGPKLPLRRVGYPDDFEGVGAFLCSDASSFLTGQTITIDGGDMVSG
- a CDS encoding VOC family protein, with the translated sequence MAIGQHYQNAYVTRDVDKAVQGFRKWADTRLILETEVEVKLWTPEGEGSGVQKLAFVWVEDLNYELIEPKSGDVLKIYKEALPEGDGLAFHHVCHRVDDWDETIAHIEKNPFPVVLKGGTPDMLQFCYVDTREWLGHFTEYIWANPERWQQLGGR
- a CDS encoding SDR family NAD(P)-dependent oxidoreductase, with protein sequence MISKEMHGPWVLIVGGSEGLGESFADRFAAAGIHLVLLARNVEKMEALAVRIRGQYPVDVRICAADLTAPDMLDTVIKATDGLEIGSLLYIAGAGGKPYTLIDQPWDEALSTIQLNVVGQTALARHFGKAMADRQRGAIMLVGSLGCVAGSKRLAVYTAAKAYTQILAEGLWAELTPLGVDVAALLIGRTRTPALERSEVGNDGEMAVAETDDVADFAIENLQNGPVIVPPELQQAFDGLRSMPRRKAVEIMTRSLEPQTTNEK